A single genomic interval of Methanobacterium sp. Maddingley MBC34 harbors:
- a CDS encoding hypothetical protein (PFAM: LemA family) yields the protein MWNLIGFGLVVLIIVIFFAIIIAIYNSLIKLQNGVEGAWSQINVQLERRSDLINNLVETVKGYAKHEKTTFQEVTQARSNLNNAQTVKENEKADNILTGTLKSLFAVAENYPELKADENFLELQDQLSETEDKIAQYREFYNEIVLTYNNKREVFPNNILANFFNFEEADYFEHGEDAEEVPQVDFQ from the coding sequence ATGTGGAACTTAATTGGATTTGGACTGGTAGTCTTAATAATTGTAATATTCTTTGCAATCATCATTGCAATCTATAATAGTTTGATTAAACTTCAAAACGGGGTTGAAGGTGCCTGGTCACAAATAAACGTTCAGTTAGAGCGAAGATCTGACCTCATCAATAATCTGGTAGAAACTGTGAAAGGTTATGCTAAACATGAAAAAACCACCTTCCAGGAGGTTACCCAGGCCCGTTCAAACTTGAACAATGCCCAGACGGTTAAGGAAAATGAAAAGGCAGATAATATTCTAACCGGTACTTTGAAAAGTTTATTTGCAGTTGCGGAGAATTATCCTGAGCTGAAGGCAGATGAAAATTTCCTGGAACTGCAGGATCAGCTATCTGAAACTGAAGATAAAATCGCCCAGTACCGTGAATTCTACAACGAAATTGTACTGACCTACAACAACAAACGTGAAGTTTTCCCCAACAATATACTGGCTAATTTCTTCAATTTTGAAGAAGCTGATTATTTCGAACACGGCGAAGATGCGGAAGAAGTACCTCAGGTTGATTTTCAGTAA
- a CDS encoding radical SAM additional 4Fe4S-binding domain containing protein (PFAM: Radical SAM superfamily~TIGRFAM: putative peptide-modifying radical SAM enzyme, Mhun_1560 family; radical SAM additional 4Fe4S-binding domain) produces MAFHVMLIPTLGCPSNCKYCWSSEEGSPVMNIDIIKETVEWLKNFRKEPVTFTFHGGEPLLAGYDFFSEALPILANDLAQLKPAFALQTNLWNLTPEMAQLFKEYNIPLGSSLDGPEELNDLQRGKGYYQRTMNGYEIAKEHDLQVSFISTFTSYSIQYKEDIFNFFLENGLNLKLHPALPSLKDENPEKWALSPEEYGELLIYLLDQYLEHMDQIELKNIDHLCKCVFIRRGVVCTFVDCMGDTFAVGPDGSIYPCYRFVGMPEYVMGNVKDHPSMEDLAQSDAWKLLHDFKDYVDSECKKCSYIKFCRGGCPYNALSINEETGKAEINGVDPHCTAYKMIFKEITKRATKEMLGSSMSMIPNASNMDQKSKKGIMSIMLKTS; encoded by the coding sequence ATGGCTTTTCATGTTATGCTGATCCCTACCCTGGGTTGTCCATCCAACTGCAAGTACTGCTGGAGTTCTGAGGAAGGATCTCCAGTAATGAATATTGATATTATCAAAGAGACTGTAGAATGGCTAAAAAACTTCCGAAAAGAACCAGTAACCTTCACATTCCATGGTGGAGAACCACTCTTGGCAGGATATGATTTTTTCTCTGAAGCACTGCCTATCCTGGCAAATGATTTGGCACAGCTTAAACCGGCCTTCGCCCTGCAGACCAACCTGTGGAACCTTACCCCAGAAATGGCCCAATTATTTAAAGAATACAACATACCCCTTGGTTCCAGTCTGGACGGTCCAGAAGAACTTAACGACCTGCAGAGGGGAAAGGGCTACTACCAGAGGACCATGAATGGATACGAAATTGCCAAAGAGCATGACTTGCAAGTTAGCTTCATCTCCACCTTCACCTCCTATTCCATCCAGTATAAAGAGGATATCTTTAACTTCTTCCTAGAAAATGGTTTGAACCTTAAATTACACCCGGCTCTCCCATCACTGAAGGATGAAAACCCTGAAAAATGGGCTTTATCTCCTGAAGAGTACGGGGAACTCCTAATCTATCTTCTGGATCAGTATCTGGAGCATATGGACCAAATTGAGCTTAAAAACATTGACCACTTGTGTAAATGTGTTTTTATCCGTAGAGGAGTGGTCTGTACCTTTGTAGACTGTATGGGTGACACCTTTGCAGTTGGTCCGGATGGAAGCATCTATCCCTGTTACCGTTTCGTGGGAATGCCAGAGTACGTTATGGGTAACGTGAAGGACCATCCAAGTATGGAGGATCTGGCCCAGTCTGATGCCTGGAAACTTCTACATGACTTTAAGGATTATGTGGACTCAGAATGCAAAAAATGTTCCTACATCAAATTCTGTCGGGGAGGATGTCCATATAATGCCCTTTCCATCAATGAAGAAACTGGTAAAGCTGAGATTAACGGAGTGGACCCCCACTGCACAGCTTATAAGATGATATTCAAGGAAATAACCAAGCGTGCCACCAAAGAAATGCTAGGATCCAGTATGAGTATGATTCCCAATGCATCAAATATGGACCAAAAATCAAAGAAAGGGATAATGTCCATAATGCTTAAAACCTCCTAG
- a CDS encoding queuine tRNA-ribosyltransferase (PFAM: PUA domain~TIGRFAM: uncharacterized domain 2) produces MIKVLCTTETSLNRPEARRWRERMKLLEPLGEVVVVLPCSMRKPYSASKSHHVFTPATKGLQEAILTSPFGVCPREMEQTYPIQSYDVSTVGDWSREEIKITGECLKEYIGDHEVIAHVAHGYLTVCQEYLPQATFTCQDGKTTSPESMNNLKNEVRKYSKLKSRARQPHMLRSIARYQFNTRDADELVPDDYRLRGRFDRRLMQGDEQIAVLHHNNGLYSLNIKGGVILNDIGVNWVEIDFDLKTNTLFAPGVVDAHPEIIPKDEVVIIRKGEVIGVGKAIMNGKEMKKGEKGVAVRVRHRLT; encoded by the coding sequence ATGATCAAAGTATTATGTACCACGGAAACTTCACTTAACCGCCCCGAAGCACGTCGCTGGAGGGAGAGAATGAAACTTTTAGAGCCACTGGGCGAGGTGGTAGTGGTCCTACCCTGCAGTATGCGCAAACCCTATTCTGCCAGTAAGTCACACCATGTATTCACCCCTGCTACTAAGGGCCTGCAGGAGGCGATTTTGACATCCCCATTTGGTGTTTGTCCCCGGGAGATGGAACAAACTTATCCCATACAATCATATGATGTTTCCACTGTAGGAGACTGGTCTCGTGAAGAAATAAAAATAACCGGAGAGTGTCTCAAAGAATATATTGGAGACCATGAAGTCATAGCCCATGTGGCCCACGGATATCTGACAGTTTGCCAGGAATACTTGCCACAAGCCACTTTTACCTGCCAGGACGGTAAGACCACATCCCCAGAGTCCATGAACAACCTTAAAAATGAGGTTAGAAAATACAGTAAACTAAAAAGTCGTGCCAGGCAACCCCACATGCTCCGTTCAATTGCCCGTTACCAGTTCAACACCAGGGATGCTGACGAACTGGTGCCTGATGATTATAGATTAAGGGGAAGGTTCGACCGGCGGTTGATGCAGGGTGATGAACAGATCGCAGTCTTACACCATAACAACGGGCTTTACAGTCTGAACATTAAGGGTGGAGTCATCCTGAATGATATTGGTGTTAACTGGGTGGAAATAGATTTTGATCTGAAGACCAACACCCTATTTGCCCCAGGAGTAGTGGATGCCCATCCAGAGATAATTCCCAAGGATGAAGTGGTCATCATTCGAAAAGGGGAAGTGATAGGGGTTGGCAAAGCCATCATGAATGGTAAAGAAATGAAAAAGGGAGAAAAGGGTGTGGCTGTTCGAGTGAGACATCGATTGACTTAG
- a CDS encoding putative metal-sulfur cluster biosynthetic enzyme (PFAM: Domain of unknown function DUF59), translating to MSEELVEKVREALAQVADPHMGISIVEMGLVADIQINETDKTAKIVIKPTNPGCMSAANMAMQARVAAEKVEGIEKAEVQVEGHMMADAISEMVNK from the coding sequence ATGAGTGAAGAATTAGTAGAAAAGGTTAGAGAAGCTCTTGCCCAGGTGGCTGATCCCCACATGGGAATCAGCATTGTGGAAATGGGCCTTGTGGCTGACATACAGATCAATGAAACTGATAAAACTGCCAAAATTGTTATAAAACCAACCAACCCCGGTTGTATGAGTGCTGCCAACATGGCTATGCAGGCTCGTGTGGCTGCTGAGAAAGTGGAAGGTATTGAAAAGGCAGAAGTTCAAGTTGAAGGTCATATGATGGCTGATGCCATCAGTGAAATGGTCAACAAATAA
- a CDS encoding DNA/RNA helicase, superfamily II (PFAM: Helicase conserved C-terminal domain; DEAD/DEAH box helicase), translating into MIILRRKKKIVELFPIGSSKGALNDRRKPFFHGYLKFRRVDGQLKIHKFIVTKDKEVILPPSEAVKVLRKQNVFLVGNDQDTEEFLQSLNIKYNYTLICRHCTFEGFITLIQREKSYLYHGDHLCRLCAESEIKRELKSRSYDMSTFPRFRKMLDETGDLSKVLSVFDPRFDPLKNQELTLYDKVTTKKDDNLSKVRIDSLEIPDAFKKSLKSQGTHLLPVQVLALQAGLLEEENLLVVSATASGKTLIGELAGIPHALEGGKFLFLTPLVALANQKYRDFKKRYQKMGLNVSIRVGMSRIKAKEELTLPDEKIDTSDIVVGTYEGLDFLLRAGRSSQLGDLKTVVVDEIHMLGDDERGPRLRGLIHRLRALFPNLQVIGLSATVKNPKEIASEFGMKLVEYPLRPVPLERHLIFTRTEEEKNHLLTQITRNEYQNRSRKGYHGQSIIFTNSRRKTHTVADYLTRRGVKAAAYHAGLSYSKKNRVEREFGEQKLGAVVTTAALAAGVDFPASQVLFESLTMGNKKLTPNEFSQMLGRAGRPTYHDQGKVYLLPEVGRSYGDETEEMQAMELLSSDVEPVNVTYSEDSQIEQFLADICAGRVDTFSQISQEYQNVELPIEFEEAFNIMVDYGLVNEKDGKVTPTPYGRAVSMSFLSYPCADYIRKNMNRMHPMDIALKLEPFESAYLSNRITTQIGRILKINMSTRLFADSTLDILSSGSAINKLEPSLRERLTKLQMDFYTCRCKERPFCGCFQRELSRKMVKQRLAKRDPVDISRRLMRDYEIHAYAGDIFSWLDSLIRMIEAVRRISQAFGKKKVVGECNRLIRQIEN; encoded by the coding sequence ATGATAATTTTAAGACGTAAAAAGAAGATTGTGGAACTTTTCCCCATTGGAAGTTCTAAGGGGGCTTTGAATGACCGGAGAAAACCTTTTTTTCACGGTTATCTTAAGTTTCGCAGGGTGGATGGTCAGCTAAAGATCCACAAGTTCATAGTCACCAAAGATAAGGAGGTCATCCTACCTCCCAGTGAAGCAGTCAAGGTCCTGCGAAAACAAAACGTATTCCTGGTGGGCAACGACCAGGATACAGAAGAATTCCTCCAATCATTGAATATAAAATATAATTACACTCTCATATGCAGACACTGCACATTTGAAGGTTTCATAACTCTAATCCAGAGAGAAAAATCTTACCTCTATCACGGAGACCATCTCTGCAGACTATGTGCAGAAAGCGAGATAAAACGAGAGTTGAAATCTCGTTCATATGACATGAGCACATTTCCTCGATTCAGAAAGATGCTGGATGAGACTGGTGACCTTTCTAAAGTTTTGAGTGTCTTTGACCCACGCTTTGATCCACTTAAAAACCAGGAACTCACATTATACGATAAAGTAACTACTAAAAAAGATGATAATCTCTCTAAAGTCCGAATTGACTCTCTGGAAATCCCTGATGCATTTAAGAAATCTTTAAAAAGCCAGGGAACTCATCTTTTACCGGTTCAGGTACTGGCGCTTCAGGCAGGACTCCTGGAAGAGGAGAACCTCCTGGTGGTATCAGCCACTGCCAGTGGAAAAACACTGATTGGCGAACTGGCAGGCATACCCCACGCCCTTGAAGGTGGTAAATTCCTATTTTTAACTCCTCTGGTGGCATTGGCCAATCAAAAGTACAGGGATTTCAAAAAAAGATACCAGAAAATGGGGTTAAATGTTTCTATAAGGGTGGGGATGAGCAGGATAAAGGCCAAAGAAGAACTGACTCTTCCGGATGAGAAAATAGACACATCTGACATTGTGGTGGGAACCTACGAAGGTCTGGATTTTCTTCTCCGTGCTGGAAGATCATCTCAGCTGGGTGATCTTAAAACTGTGGTGGTGGATGAGATCCACATGCTGGGAGATGATGAGCGGGGTCCCAGACTCAGGGGACTCATACACCGCCTGAGGGCCCTATTCCCTAACTTGCAGGTTATTGGACTTTCAGCCACCGTAAAAAACCCCAAAGAAATTGCATCGGAATTTGGCATGAAACTGGTTGAATACCCCCTGCGCCCGGTTCCCCTGGAGCGACACCTCATATTTACTCGAACTGAGGAGGAAAAAAACCATCTTCTAACTCAAATCACCCGTAATGAATACCAGAACCGATCTCGAAAGGGATACCATGGTCAGAGTATCATTTTCACCAACTCCCGCCGGAAAACCCATACTGTGGCCGATTACCTGACCCGAAGGGGTGTTAAGGCAGCAGCATACCATGCTGGTTTGTCATACTCTAAAAAGAACAGGGTTGAAAGAGAATTTGGGGAGCAGAAGTTGGGGGCAGTGGTTACAACTGCAGCTCTGGCAGCAGGGGTGGATTTTCCCGCTTCTCAGGTACTTTTTGAAAGTTTGACCATGGGAAATAAAAAACTCACACCCAATGAGTTTTCTCAGATGCTGGGTCGGGCAGGAAGACCCACCTATCATGATCAGGGAAAAGTATATCTTCTCCCAGAGGTTGGCCGGAGCTATGGTGATGAAACTGAAGAAATGCAGGCTATGGAACTCTTATCCAGTGATGTGGAACCAGTCAATGTAACTTATTCAGAGGACAGTCAGATTGAGCAGTTCCTGGCTGATATCTGTGCAGGACGGGTGGATACCTTCTCACAGATAAGCCAGGAATATCAAAATGTGGAGTTACCCATTGAATTTGAAGAAGCTTTCAATATAATGGTGGATTATGGTCTGGTAAATGAAAAAGATGGTAAAGTAACACCCACACCTTATGGAAGAGCGGTTTCAATGTCCTTTTTATCATACCCCTGTGCAGATTACATCAGGAAGAACATGAATAGGATGCATCCCATGGATATAGCCCTTAAACTGGAACCCTTTGAAAGCGCATACCTATCCAACAGGATAACTACTCAAATAGGTCGCATTCTTAAAATAAACATGTCCACCCGATTATTTGCAGACAGTACTCTGGATATACTGAGTTCAGGTTCTGCAATTAATAAACTGGAACCCAGTCTTAGGGAAAGGTTGACGAAACTTCAAATGGACTTTTACACCTGTCGGTGCAAGGAAAGACCATTCTGTGGTTGTTTCCAGAGGGAACTATCCCGAAAAATGGTCAAACAGCGCCTGGCAAAGCGGGACCCCGTGGATATAAGTCGGAGGCTAATGCGCGATTATGAGATACATGCCTATGCAGGGGATATATTCAGCTGGTTGGACTCACTTATCAGGATGATTGAGGCAGTGCGCAGGATAAGCCAGGCTTTTGGTAAGAAAAAGGTGGTTGGGGAGTGTAACCGGTTGATAAGGCAGATTGAAAATTAA
- a CDS encoding 4-hydroxybenzoate polyprenyltransferase-like prenyltransferase (PFAM: UbiA prenyltransferase family) → MIKTLIKSTRMTWASKNANMFLLALTYAYFSNIIINNPLEILGGLVLVSVLWGALYTLNDLTDLDVDRRDHQKQNRAFIENKVDKEFILLFVGILTSMVFIISFAAFPPAFTFIMSLMLINQLVYTVPPIRLKETSLAPFFSTATNSVLRLASCAVLLGDVFLVPLSVYLFMYLAGMGTYLMYKSQPKYASLVAIIGGGVLLYMLYYGDMNLIQFAVAILPSFLAAVPLYLSLFTNKESMFRLADILYHQVAMVFFIICILVIVF, encoded by the coding sequence ATGATAAAAACCCTGATAAAGTCCACCCGCATGACATGGGCATCTAAAAATGCTAACATGTTTTTACTGGCACTCACCTATGCCTATTTTTCCAATATTATCATCAATAATCCCTTGGAGATTTTAGGTGGTCTGGTACTGGTTTCTGTCCTGTGGGGTGCTCTTTACACTCTTAACGACCTGACGGATCTGGATGTAGACCGGAGGGATCATCAAAAACAGAATCGTGCTTTTATTGAGAACAAGGTGGATAAAGAGTTCATACTCCTTTTTGTGGGGATTTTAACCTCTATGGTATTCATAATATCCTTTGCTGCTTTTCCACCAGCTTTTACTTTTATAATGTCATTAATGTTGATTAATCAGTTGGTATATACTGTTCCACCCATCCGTCTCAAGGAAACAAGTTTGGCTCCTTTTTTCAGTACAGCCACCAACTCGGTGCTGCGCCTGGCGTCATGTGCGGTGCTATTGGGTGATGTATTCCTGGTGCCCCTCTCTGTTTACCTGTTTATGTACCTGGCAGGCATGGGTACATACCTCATGTACAAGTCCCAGCCTAAGTATGCTAGTTTGGTGGCGATTATTGGGGGTGGAGTACTCCTTTACATGCTTTACTATGGGGATATGAATTTAATACAATTCGCGGTGGCTATTTTACCGTCTTTCCTGGCAGCGGTACCTTTGTATTTGTCACTGTTTACAAATAAGGAGTCCATGTTCCGTCTAGCTGATATTTTATACCACCAAGTGGCCATGGTATTTTTCATCATCTGTATACTGGTAATTGTTTTTTAA
- a CDS encoding putative protein-S-isoprenylcysteine methyltransferase (PFAM: Isoprenylcysteine carboxyl methyltransferase (ICMT) family), with translation MKNHSGLKRKNAARYIVRMFFSLFAQGIIFFSAAGTLEIARAWLFFTITFFYYLISTIILFKVTPTLVNQRGGSAFKDNTPTWDKVILLTYTILGLYIQIFIAGWDVGRLHWWPMGMESLIIGLVLYLISIIIIMWAMIKNPFFEPSARVQDDQNQEVVKTGPYKFIRHPGYLSGILWHVAVPLIIGSSLALLFSLSVIILLLIRTYLEDCLLKEELEGYYLYSQQVKYRLLPGLW, from the coding sequence ATGAAAAATCATTCCGGTCTGAAGAGGAAAAACGCAGCACGTTATATAGTAAGGATGTTCTTCAGCCTGTTTGCCCAGGGAATAATATTCTTCTCAGCTGCCGGAACCCTTGAAATAGCCAGAGCATGGCTTTTCTTTACCATAACCTTCTTTTATTATCTTATTAGTACCATAATCCTCTTCAAGGTAACCCCAACCCTGGTTAATCAGCGAGGAGGATCTGCCTTTAAAGACAACACCCCAACATGGGATAAAGTTATTCTTTTAACCTACACCATACTGGGACTTTACATCCAGATTTTCATCGCTGGATGGGATGTAGGTCGACTGCACTGGTGGCCCATGGGTATGGAGAGTCTGATTATAGGACTGGTCCTATATTTAATCTCAATTATCATTATTATGTGGGCCATGATCAAAAACCCCTTCTTTGAACCTTCGGCACGCGTACAGGATGATCAAAACCAAGAAGTTGTGAAAACAGGCCCTTATAAATTTATCAGACATCCAGGTTATCTTTCAGGAATTTTATGGCATGTTGCAGTGCCTTTGATAATAGGATCTTCTTTAGCTCTCTTATTCTCTTTGAGTGTAATAATTCTCCTGTTAATTCGTACATATCTTGAAGATTGCCTCCTCAAGGAGGAACTAGAAGGATATTATCTCTATTCTCAACAGGTGAAGTACCGGCTTTTACCTGGGCTCTGGTGA
- a CDS encoding Cys-rich peptide, TIGR04165 family (TIGRFAM: Cys-rich peptide, TIGR04165 family) yields the protein MNLGKLNEKCPKCGSKDKTLNRRLDSQHRAFGTTQTLACSDCGYVFKSREDEKE from the coding sequence ATGAATTTAGGTAAATTAAATGAAAAATGCCCGAAATGTGGTTCAAAAGATAAAACCCTTAACCGGCGATTAGATTCTCAGCATCGCGCCTTTGGTACAACACAGACCCTTGCATGCAGTGACTGTGGTTATGTATTTAAATCCCGTGAAGATGAAAAGGAATAG
- a CDS encoding flavin-dependent dehydrogenase (PFAM: FAD binding domain~TIGRFAM: geranylgeranyl reductase family): protein MMETDILVIGAGPAGSTAAKHAAIGGANVIVIDKKSEIGTPKRCAEGVSKDGLKKLGIELSPRWIAKEATGVRMVSPNGTAVNLTEDKVKLPEAGYILERKIFDKHMAMDAGRAGAKIMVKTLATGLRREEDQVMVTVENMGEELEIKAKIVIAADGPESRVGRWAGIKTALKPKNMESCAQFEMAGVQMAEPDCIEFHFGSVAPGGYAWIFPKGDDIANVGLGVLTTITDKSAYEHLLEFVESNPATKNAQPVELNIGGDPVGGLLKKMVADNVLVTGDAASMVNPLTGGGIISGMLGGRIAGQVAAQAVADGDYSHKNLKVYEKLCEDELGESFKKYLKAKEYLLSLSDEELDEIAEVFKDSDFETINTAEMVRKLVKISPKALLKLGKLF from the coding sequence ATGATGGAAACTGATATTCTAGTCATAGGTGCCGGTCCAGCCGGCTCAACTGCAGCCAAACACGCTGCCATTGGCGGTGCCAATGTAATTGTAATTGACAAAAAATCAGAGATAGGAACTCCCAAACGATGCGCAGAAGGTGTCTCCAAAGACGGTCTTAAGAAACTGGGAATTGAACTATCCCCTAGATGGATCGCCAAAGAAGCCACTGGAGTTAGAATGGTTTCACCAAACGGCACTGCAGTGAACCTCACCGAGGACAAAGTGAAACTCCCTGAGGCAGGTTACATTCTGGAGCGTAAGATTTTCGACAAACACATGGCCATGGATGCCGGCCGTGCAGGTGCCAAGATCATGGTCAAAACCCTGGCCACTGGCCTGCGAAGGGAAGAAGACCAGGTAATGGTTACTGTTGAGAACATGGGAGAAGAACTGGAAATCAAAGCCAAGATTGTGATAGCTGCTGATGGTCCTGAATCCCGTGTTGGTAGATGGGCTGGAATTAAGACGGCTCTTAAACCTAAAAATATGGAATCCTGTGCACAGTTTGAAATGGCAGGAGTCCAAATGGCAGAACCAGATTGTATAGAATTCCACTTTGGTAGTGTAGCCCCGGGAGGTTATGCCTGGATATTCCCCAAGGGAGATGACATAGCTAATGTTGGTCTGGGTGTTTTAACCACCATAACCGATAAAAGCGCATATGAGCACCTTTTAGAGTTTGTGGAAAGCAACCCTGCCACCAAGAATGCTCAACCAGTGGAACTTAACATTGGCGGTGATCCAGTAGGTGGATTACTCAAGAAAATGGTGGCAGATAACGTTCTGGTCACTGGAGATGCTGCCAGTATGGTAAACCCACTCACTGGTGGGGGTATAATCAGTGGTATGCTTGGAGGCCGTATAGCGGGCCAGGTAGCTGCTCAGGCTGTGGCTGATGGAGATTATTCCCATAAAAACCTTAAAGTATACGAAAAACTCTGCGAAGATGAACTGGGAGAATCATTCAAAAAGTACCTCAAAGCTAAAGAATACCTTTTAAGCCTTTCTGATGAAGAATTAGATGAAATTGCTGAGGTCTTCAAGGACAGTGATTTTGAAACCATTAACACCGCAGAAATGGTTAGGAAACTGGTCAAAATATCACCAAAAGCTCTTTTAAAGTTAGGCAAGTTATTCTAA